The proteins below come from a single Chitinophaga pinensis DSM 2588 genomic window:
- a CDS encoding carbon-nitrogen hydrolase, whose protein sequence is MSKVKVGFVQMSCSGNKAENLAKATERIREAAAKGAQIVCLQELFTSLYFCDVEDYDNFSLAEPIPGPSTDALQKVAGELGVVIIASLFEKRAQGLYHNTTAVLDADGSYLGKYRKMHIPDDPAYYEKFYFTPGDLGYKVFKTKFATFGVLICWDQWYPEAARITALMGAEILFYPTAIGWATSQDEATNVEQYNAWQTIQRSHAVANGIHVVSVNRVGFEQEGAMKFWGGSFIANPFGSIIYQASHENEEVFVQELDLGQTDRYRTHWPFMRDRRIDSYAPITKRFIDEA, encoded by the coding sequence ATGTCAAAAGTTAAAGTAGGTTTTGTGCAAATGTCCTGTAGCGGCAATAAGGCTGAAAACCTTGCGAAGGCTACAGAGCGTATACGTGAAGCTGCTGCCAAGGGTGCACAGATTGTATGTTTGCAGGAATTGTTTACTTCCCTTTATTTCTGTGACGTGGAGGATTATGATAATTTCTCCCTGGCAGAACCTATTCCCGGTCCATCTACCGATGCTTTGCAGAAAGTAGCGGGAGAACTGGGCGTTGTGATTATCGCCTCTCTGTTTGAGAAGCGTGCACAGGGTCTTTATCACAACACTACCGCCGTGCTGGATGCCGACGGCAGTTACCTGGGTAAATACCGTAAGATGCATATTCCTGATGATCCGGCATACTACGAGAAATTCTACTTCACTCCCGGTGACCTTGGCTATAAAGTATTCAAAACAAAATTCGCCACTTTCGGTGTACTGATCTGTTGGGATCAGTGGTATCCGGAAGCAGCAAGGATCACTGCCCTCATGGGAGCGGAAATCCTCTTCTATCCGACTGCTATCGGTTGGGCGACCAGCCAGGATGAAGCGACCAACGTTGAGCAATACAACGCATGGCAGACCATCCAGCGCAGCCACGCCGTTGCCAACGGTATCCACGTGGTAAGCGTAAACCGTGTAGGTTTCGAGCAGGAAGGCGCTATGAAATTCTGGGGTGGCTCATTCATCGCCAATCCATTCGGTTCTATCATCTACCAGGCTTCCCACGAAAACGAGGAAGTGTTCGTACAGGAACTGGACCTGGGTCAGACCGACAGATATCGTACACATTGGCCGTTCATGCGTGACAGAAGAATTGATTCTTACGCTCCTATCACCAAAAGATTTATCGACGAAGCATAA
- a CDS encoding murein L,D-transpeptidase yields the protein MKNNVLLILTTFTIATFSYSCETSTKRAEKEAIVITPRNTEITAANAYNNLFLDTSAINKFITTQKLNDTMAARLRSFYNARNFEFAWFDNTGLNEQAYGFRSLYDYSIDTSEGNKSLEYRLNALMNGDVDSAVSSKDANIVKTELQLTQRFIDYYLSNSEGNIEGLEHAVPLTKSEVLKKASAVLADKETNMRGQSYAALHKSLQRYVDIAEKNSWDTIRIEKKKRYKKGDSTAVIAWVKKRLQATGEYSDKDTSTVFNDALETAVTAFEATHGHTPKGVITDTLLREMNMPAIKLVQRILINLERMHWAPANPEGRLILVNIPEFGLHVWNGSKKEFDMPVVVGKEGKSTTMFSGKLDQIVFSPYWNLPNSIVKEEILPALARNKNYISSKNMEITGERNGLPIVRQKPGKDNPLGQVKFLFPNSFNIYFHDTNQKYLFDRDQRAFSHGCIRLGDPVKMANYLLADNQNWSAERIDSAMNSGKEKYVRVKDPVPVLITYYTAWVDEAGKLQFREDIYDHDTYMAGKLFTDAK from the coding sequence ATGAAGAATAATGTTTTATTGATCTTAACTACTTTTACTATAGCTACCTTTTCTTATAGCTGTGAAACCAGTACAAAGCGAGCAGAAAAGGAGGCAATCGTTATTACCCCAAGAAATACAGAGATAACAGCAGCGAATGCTTACAATAATCTCTTTCTTGATACGAGCGCCATCAATAAATTCATTACTACACAAAAACTAAATGATACGATGGCGGCAAGATTGCGTAGTTTCTATAATGCGCGCAATTTCGAGTTCGCCTGGTTTGATAATACCGGTCTCAACGAACAGGCATACGGTTTTCGTAGTCTGTATGATTATAGCATAGACACCAGCGAGGGCAATAAATCATTAGAATACCGCCTCAATGCACTAATGAACGGGGATGTTGATTCTGCGGTTTCTTCTAAAGATGCCAATATTGTAAAAACAGAATTACAGTTAACACAACGTTTCATAGATTATTATCTGAGCAATAGTGAAGGCAATATAGAGGGCCTGGAACATGCAGTACCACTGACTAAATCGGAGGTGCTGAAAAAGGCATCCGCTGTGTTAGCCGACAAGGAAACGAATATGAGAGGACAGAGTTATGCTGCCTTGCATAAATCCCTGCAACGGTACGTTGACATTGCAGAAAAGAACTCCTGGGACACGATTAGGATAGAAAAGAAGAAGAGATATAAGAAAGGAGATAGTACGGCTGTGATAGCATGGGTGAAAAAGCGTTTACAGGCGACAGGTGAGTACAGTGACAAGGATACGTCTACGGTCTTCAATGATGCACTGGAAACGGCTGTAACCGCTTTCGAAGCAACACATGGTCATACACCAAAAGGAGTAATCACAGATACTTTATTACGGGAGATGAATATGCCGGCTATCAAACTGGTGCAGCGTATACTGATCAACCTGGAAAGAATGCATTGGGCGCCGGCTAATCCGGAAGGCCGTCTGATTCTCGTAAATATTCCTGAATTCGGTTTGCATGTCTGGAATGGCAGTAAGAAGGAATTTGATATGCCGGTTGTAGTGGGTAAGGAAGGTAAGAGTACTACGATGTTTTCCGGTAAACTGGATCAGATTGTGTTCAGTCCTTACTGGAACCTGCCGAACAGTATTGTAAAAGAAGAAATCTTGCCTGCCTTGGCGCGTAATAAGAACTATATCAGCAGTAAGAATATGGAGATTACGGGAGAGCGCAATGGTTTACCTATTGTGCGTCAGAAGCCAGGGAAGGACAATCCTTTGGGACAGGTGAAATTCCTTTTCCCGAATAGCTTTAATATCTATTTCCACGATACCAATCAGAAGTATCTTTTCGACAGAGATCAGCGTGCATTCAGTCATGGTTGTATCCGTCTGGGAGATCCGGTGAAGATGGCCAATTATTTACTGGCAGATAATCAGAACTGGTCCGCAGAGCGTATTGACAGTGCGATGAACAGTGGTAAGGAAAAGTATGTGAGAGTGAAAGATCCGGTGCCGGTACTGATTACGTATTATACAGCCTGGGTAGATGAGGCAGGGAAATTACAGTTCAGGGAAGATATTTATGATCATGATACCTATATGGCGGGTAAGCTGTTTACCGACGCTAAATAA
- a CDS encoding agmatine/peptidylarginine deiminase: MNGQPTLKQQGYFFPAEFHPHVATWLSWPHKEASWPGKIHTIYPYYSQFIKYLAESEIVRINVNDEAMKAFATGHLQKAGVNLDKVEFHLNPTNDAWCRDHGPAFLINPAAAQKKVIVDWNYNAWGGKYPPFDKDDVVPTRIAEHFNLPVYHPGIIMEGGSVEFNGKGSVLTSGCCLLNENRNPHLNREQIEGYLQDFYGVDQVLWVDEGIIGDDTDGHIDDTVRFVNEDTVLTVIETNKQDENYELLQQNLQQLKQMRLLNGKQLNVVELPMPDAVVYEDQRLPASYANFYISNKHVIVPVFNCKNDDKALRIISECFKDRDVVGIDSTEIIWGLGSFHCLSQQEPAV, translated from the coding sequence ATGAACGGACAACCTACTCTGAAACAGCAGGGATACTTCTTCCCTGCCGAATTCCATCCGCATGTCGCCACCTGGCTGAGCTGGCCGCATAAAGAAGCTAGCTGGCCCGGAAAGATCCATACGATCTACCCTTACTACAGCCAGTTCATTAAATACCTGGCGGAAAGTGAAATCGTCCGTATCAATGTGAATGATGAAGCCATGAAGGCTTTCGCAACTGGTCACCTCCAGAAAGCAGGCGTAAACCTGGATAAGGTGGAATTTCATCTCAACCCGACCAACGACGCCTGGTGCCGCGACCACGGTCCGGCTTTTCTGATCAATCCGGCCGCTGCACAGAAAAAAGTGATTGTAGACTGGAATTATAACGCCTGGGGCGGTAAATACCCTCCTTTTGACAAGGATGACGTAGTACCTACCCGTATCGCTGAACACTTTAATCTGCCGGTATATCACCCTGGCATCATCATGGAAGGTGGTTCCGTGGAATTCAACGGTAAAGGTTCCGTACTGACCTCCGGCTGCTGCCTCCTGAATGAAAACCGCAATCCACACCTGAACAGGGAGCAGATCGAAGGTTACCTGCAGGATTTCTACGGTGTAGACCAGGTATTATGGGTAGATGAAGGCATTATCGGCGACGATACCGACGGTCATATCGATGATACCGTACGCTTCGTTAATGAAGATACCGTCCTGACCGTCATAGAAACCAATAAACAGGACGAAAACTACGAACTATTACAACAGAACCTGCAGCAACTGAAGCAGATGCGTCTGCTGAATGGTAAACAGCTGAACGTAGTAGAACTCCCGATGCCGGATGCAGTTGTATATGAAGACCAGCGTCTGCCGGCTTCTTATGCAAACTTCTACATCAGCAATAAACACGTAATCGTGCCTGTTTTCAATTGCAAAAATGACGATAAGGCCCTACGTATCATCAGCGAGTGTTTTAAAGACCGCGACGTGGTAGGTATCGATTCTACCGAGATTATCTGGGGATTGGGCAGCTTCCACTGTCTGAGCCAGCAGGAACCAGCGGTATAA
- a CDS encoding murein L,D-transpeptidase catalytic domain family protein: protein MKKPVFKTVFRLTLAAGLFSGILFAVASPTAGNRTRVVALTENKVGARMALFSQLKLDSLGLSKEAFAFALAGMEKLAKEGKLSNPDLLTIADFSLPSSKKRLFVIDLAKGEVLFNTLVSHGRNSGTELATNFSNAPESFKSSLGFYVTGATYKGEHGYSLRLEGEEKGINDNAMSRGIVMHSAAYVNEQIAKLQGYIGRSLGCPAIPEKIHRQIIEAIKNGTCLFLYSPDKAYMANSKMLATPEIDTTIA from the coding sequence ATGAAGAAACCTGTATTTAAAACCGTTTTCAGACTTACCCTTGCCGCTGGCCTGTTTTCAGGTATCCTTTTCGCAGTTGCATCCCCCACCGCGGGCAATCGTACCAGAGTAGTCGCATTGACAGAGAATAAAGTGGGCGCCAGAATGGCCCTGTTCTCACAGCTCAAACTTGACTCCCTCGGATTGTCTAAAGAAGCATTTGCTTTTGCGCTGGCAGGAATGGAAAAACTCGCTAAGGAAGGTAAACTCAGCAATCCGGATCTACTGACCATTGCCGACTTCAGTTTGCCCTCCAGCAAGAAAAGACTGTTTGTGATCGACCTGGCAAAAGGAGAAGTATTGTTCAACACATTGGTATCTCATGGAAGGAATTCCGGTACCGAACTGGCAACTAACTTTTCCAATGCGCCGGAGAGCTTTAAAAGCAGTTTAGGATTTTATGTAACCGGCGCTACCTATAAAGGCGAACATGGTTACTCGCTGCGCCTGGAAGGGGAAGAAAAAGGCATCAATGACAACGCGATGAGCCGCGGCATTGTAATGCACAGCGCAGCTTATGTAAACGAACAGATCGCAAAATTACAGGGGTATATCGGCCGTAGCCTGGGATGCCCTGCGATTCCGGAGAAGATACACCGCCAGATTATTGAGGCGATTAAAAACGGCACCTGCCTGTTTTTATATAGTCCGGATAAGGCGTACATGGCCAACTCTAAAATGCTGGCAACACCGGAGATCGATACGACGATCGCATAA